The genomic DNA ATTCTTGTTCCTgccatttttttggggtcaggcagtgcactggagttgccgattaaagttaacaatgattgacagatggttaaggtttgatcttgtcaGGGACGCTtacttcaaagcgctgcatgcgtcaatcatcgtttaacttgttaaacagttttattggcaactcattgtgtctaagtgagcagcttgaacgGATTtaagtagactcactcaataaagcattaacaccaaaaaaaaaaaaaaaattgggggggaggGCTACttcgcatttttttttacttatcgcagcgggttctggtccccatataTCACGAAAAACGGATCACTGTATTGAAAATTCTGAATTTGTTTCATAGAAACGATGGCTTGTCAACTCATGCCGTGCAAGTCAAAGTCAAATCAACTCACATCAAGTTAAAAAAGACCCTGGTCAGTCGCAAACCTTCACAGCAGTTACTAAGGGTTTTGTCCAAACTTGTGCATTCATACTGTGGTCTGATGTGTACTGATAAGTCACATGCTCAGGGGGGCATTTTTATTATCAGACCAAAAGTTGGCCAGTCAAATCATGTGAATTTCAAAACAATCATGTGTGCACATCAATCCATTTTTGCTCATCGGGGGTACAGAGAGCTGACTTTACTCAGAAGATGAAGTGCATCATCAATGggtcttttgtgtgtgtttttctgaatttttgttgatgttgtaagtttaatttagctttaatattttcaaactgtttctaaaaaaaaattgtattatcGATTGGACTTTTTCTCAACATACTATGATGAAGTTAAATGTGTTTGGATTGTTTTAAACTAAAGATATTCAAAGAcgtaaaaaaacatcaaaaattGTTATAAAACAGGCTAAGGATGTttttaaatgttctttttttttctagtttgcAGATTGCCACTTATGGTTCGTTGGTGGGATCTGGAACGTAACGCCCTTACTTTACCGCCAATTTACGTCTTTCATGAACCCAGTGATTCTAAATTATTTAACCCATTACCTGACACTCTCGGCCACAACTATAAATGATTTGACATCCATAGCGATTATAACTGTGATAGATACAGTCAGATTATTGGCAATGGCAATTGACAAACCCATCCCACACACGCACAGACAGAGCAGCCAtgacagaggtgacagcctgcgtgCACATTTGTTGCCTGTGAAGCATTCAGAGGCGGCGGCTGTATATAGCTCCTTTtgcactgtttattgtgcattttcaattgtggttgaatacttggggcgagtttatgtgattgtttttgatgataaatggacgctaactgatacatgctaatgtttgttattgctgtatcaacaGCTACTTGTAAATGCAAATATGAATTGCTATTATTGAAGaggagactgatttaatttattttaattttagttttattctgccattgttgatgtcatgagcagctaaagtcagcaaactatacggacgtctgacatcttcATTTCAGAGTTTAGCTCACTGTTTAGCGAGGATTTAGCTCCAATGTCTTGGTGAGGACTGTACAATGAcgtgtaatacatgtttttggagtttttttcttttctttttttttttaaatttagagggtgtttcgaggtatttaaataattaattctgatttacgcggaaattctggTTACATTACATCTCCAACTCCGGAACGGAACTCGCTCGTAAAACGGTGACTACCTGAGGGCTAGGATTGCAATCCCAAACAATCCAAATCACCAAGTCCActgattttatataaaatagttGTCTTACAGAATTTCATACACACAATGCACATGCTCACACACAACTAAATCTGAGTGAGTGAATCCCATTCATCACTATGTTGTCATAAATAGCATTAGTTCATGAGATTGCATCACAAGATAACAAATTCACAGATGTCAGTGTGCTAAAGTCAGTGCAGCAAACGTATAGTCAATCAAACTAACTGTATTGTTCTCTGCAGGCCTATTGAAGATGCACTGGTCTCCGGAGCACACCGCCCCTATATCTCAGTGGCCTGAGCAGCACCTCGACGTCACCTCCACCACTTCACCCCCGTCTGTCCACAAACACGAGCCCTACGCCCCAGCCGCTCGGCGCAATTACGCTCACGCTGCATACCCGTGGGCCAGTGATGACATATCAGCCCTTACTGCTTCTTCTCTCCTCAAGCGCTATGCGGAGAAGTACTCGGGACTGGAGCTGCCCTACGAGCGTCCGGCTTCGGGGGCCTACCCCGACCCCGGAGCTTTTCTCAAAACAGAATCAGAACCCTGGACTCTAAGCCAGGGCATCGAGTGCTACCCCGGGATCGAAGCGTTGACTGGCACCAAGGTGGGCTCTGGATCTGTGGGCATTCCGACCACAGGAAGTGTGACTGTTGTTAGCAGTAACTTAGCCTCGGATCCGGGCTACAGTGCTGCGGGCTCCTGCAATGCCCCGTCATCCCAGGACTATCCTCCAGCCTACAACAGCACCTACTTGTCCTCAGGATACTGCCCTCAACCTGGCACAGCACTTCCCCCTGGCCCCCTACACTCTTTGCAGGCCGCACCCACTCTCGTGCCCAGCTATAGCTCCAGCACTCCAGTCTACAACTACCCGCCAGGCTGCTATCCCCAAAACAGTCTCACTTCCAGTTACAGCCACCCCAGTGCCTCCTACTTACCCCCAGGAATAAGCGCCCCTACACCTCTGGCTCCCAGACCCACAATGGCGGGCGGCAGTTACAGCTACCCTTCGCACAGCCTTGGAGGGGGCGTCGAAGCTGGAGCACCGCTGAAACGCAAGGCCTTCGAGATGGGAGAAGATGGACAAGAAGGAGCTGAGGTGGAGGGATCGCGTTATAGAAAATACAGCAACGGTCTTAGCAAAGGCAACGGGCACGGCAACGGCTACGACATAAGTGGCTCCGGTTCAGATCCGCAGCCCTACAAACCCGGCAAGCCGCTAATGTCACCTCCTTATCGCGGAACAGGGGACTACAGCCCCCCGACCGGCCTTGTGGTAGAGAATGCTTCCGGGGAACACAGCTTTCCTCATCAGAGAATGCCTATGAAGATACCGGCATCACGCACGCATTCTGAGGACCCCCCCGGGGGCCACTAATGACCCACTTAGCTTTTAAGAAAATTCCTTTGCGCTATGAACCAGGGTGTTTAACTCCAAAACACATGGCGATCACAGTTGCAAGTATCCACAGACATGTTTGAATATCACTTTGCAACCACAAGAGGGCACAAGATTAAGGTTTATTATACTGTACCTCATCTTTTTCATTATCCATGTTTTCCCAAAGATACACAGGggcattttatcatgtaaaactGCAGTATGGCAAAATATGATAAAGTAAGCCGAAATGTATACATCTCTCAGGATCTATTTATTCCTTTCTGCTACTTTGGCAGCACTGTGGAAATGTTGCCTGTTTTTGGACGTGTCTGGCCATGAGTTTGAGTAGGCCCATGACTGCAATGTACTCTACCAGCCCACAAAGATCATATCTgaccaaaaaaagtcaagagaGCAATAATTCAAGAGGTGAGACTGCCGTACTACTACAGCACAATCATAGAATAGTTGATTCGGAGGCTTTAGGAAATGAATGTTCTTCTACATTACAGTAGggcaattaagtatttagtcaaccactaattgtgcaaaatcttccacttgaaaatattagagaggcctgtaattgtcaacatgggtaaacctcagccatgagagacagaatgtgggaagaaaacccagaaaatcacattgtttgatttttaaagaatttatttgcaaatcatggtggaaaataagtacagtggggagaacaagtatttgatacactgccaatgggttttcccattgactgtgtatcaaatacttgttctcctcactgtatttggtcaataccaaaagttcatctcaatactttgttatataccctttgttggcaataacggaggccaaacgttttctgcaactcttcacaagcttttcacacactgttgctggtattttggcccattcctccatgcagatctcctctagatcactgatgttttggggctgtcgttgggcaacacagactttcaactccctccacagattttctatggggttgagatctggagactggctaggccactccaggaccttgaaatgctttttacgaagccactccttttgttgccctggctgtgtatttgggatcattgtcatgctgaaagacccagccacgtctcatcttcaatgcccttgctgatgaaaggagattttcactcaaaatctcttgatacatggccccattcattctttcctttacacagatcagtcgtcctggtcccttcgcagaaagacagccccaaagcatgatgtttccacccctatgcttcacagtgggtatggtgttcttcggatgcaattcagtattctttctcctccaaacacgagaacctgtgtttctaccataaagttctattttggtttcatctgacgataacacattctcgcagtcctcttctggataatccaaatgctctgtagcgaaccgcagacaggcctggacgtgtactggcttcagcagggggacacgtctggcaatgcaggatttgagtccctggcgacgcattgtgttactgatagtagcctttgttactgtggtcccagctctctgtaggtcattcactaggtccccccgtgtggttctggaatttttcgctcatcgttcttgttatcattttgacgccacggggtgagatcttgcatggagccccagatcgagggagattattagtggtcttgtatgtcttccatttctcccacagttgatttcttttcaccaagcgttttacctattgcagattcagtcttcccagcctggtgcaggtctacaattttgtctctggtgtccttcgacagctctttgatcttggccatagtggagtttggagtgtgactgactgagattgtggacgggtgtcttttataccgataataagttaaaacaggtgccattaatacaggtaacgagtggagcctcgttagacctcgttagaagaagttagacctctttgacagccagaaatcttgcttgtttgtaggtgaccaaatacttatttttagagatttcccgatcgatcgggtccgatcacgtcattttcaaagtatcggaatcggcaaaaaaatatcggccatgcctttttttgagatgtatatatatattttaattaaatcgttttctaattgtatttaacgttccagacataatatgttacacacatccagagtctttagtttaggcttaaggtagggttatcaaatttatcccgataacggcggcaattaatttattaaaaaatgtgtcacgtaaaAACACtcaacgcaattaatgtatgcgccggacgaccctctcactcattgtcgcgttcaatctgtaatgacgccgttataCCTATAAAAggaagcgcaaaatgagtagagtgaattttggcagcctttagagccatattttaattggctaaagccttggaatccctctcccaatgattagaaatatcatgggaagcaatgtggggaagcaaggtggcaattgatctttgtcttaacaccaaaagttatttcccaacgcagagaagatatatcaattggtagcactacgcacagtcatggttcccccttcccatcatgcatttgggttgaatggctgcagtatcatttactgaaagctcaacaaatacactagatggcaatatttagtcacaatatataaagtcacaagtctttctacccatggatccctctcacagaaagaatgttaataatgtaaatgccatcttgaggatttattgtcataataaacaaatacaatacttatgtactgtatgttgaatgtatatattcgtccgagttttattcatttttttcttaatgcattgccaaaatgtatatgatcgggaaaaattatcgggaatgattggaattgaatcaggagcaaaaaaaaaaaagcaatcggatcgggaaatatcgggatcgacagatactcaaactaaaacgatcgggagcaaaaaaacatgatcggacaaccctacttattttccattctaatttggaagtaaattctttaaaaatcaaacaatgtgattttctgttttttttttccacattgtgtctctcatagttgagttttagccatgttgacaattacaggcctctctgatcttttcaagttcaagtaggagaacttgcacaattggtggttgacgaaatacttatttgccccactgtatgtgctccCCTGCCCTCTTTTGCTTCTTGCCTCTTGTTTTCAACCTGTTCAATGCTACTGTTGTCCTGTTTATAGAAATCATGCTGCTTAGATAAAGCTGGCCTTTAAATTGTTTTAGTATAGGATATCattcctgtacatttttaaatgttttgggcAGTAAACAGTAGATAATGTATGCAACTTTGGGGCGTGTTGTTTACATGAAAATGTTTCGAAGAGGCTTTAATTCTGAAACTTCCATAAGGATTCAGTTTATATTTTGTCTTAACTATAATCAACAATCATGCAACATACTGCTGAActtaacaatgcaaactgagcgCCTGTTATAATACACACGCGCTCAATATGGGCCTGCTTGTATTTACTTTACCGATATtcattgtctttatttttgcatttcgaAAGGAAGAGTTTTCGTCATGTTATTGAATACTCAGGAAGAATATTGTTACCTCAGACTGATGATGAATAAGAATGTATGTTATTACCTTTGGAGTGCTTGTTGGGAGCCCTATGGAACAAAATTGGAGCTGTCGCAGCAAAGCTTACTCTGAAATCTTCAGGGAATTTACAAGGCCTTTGACAATTGCAGTGAAAATTCATATACACgagcacacacatgcacacacacataaacacagACACCGTTTTGTTGCTCTGGGAATAAAAGTGGCGATATTTGTACCAGAGCCTGAAATGTTGAATgtaattctgatttttttttttttttttttttttttagaaaggaTAATACATGCCATAATGTATATCAATGACATTTTTAGATCTATGAAACATATTTTCTTTCATGTATAGATTCCCTTATAGATTTTGGTGGTGAGATGAATGATGTTATGTGTATGTAGTTTGCAGCAACGCGAAGTTTTATGGACAAATCCCGCATGATGGGtaactgaaaaacaaacaaatttgtTCGCTTTGGATGTTTTGAAAATGTCTTAATGTCTAAGTGTTTGGTTTCTGTTTTCTACACCAGCCGATTGTTGAATTGGCACCACAAAGGAGATTTATTGTGACAATACTGCTTAGTGCCATTttgttaataggcaaaatgaaatTTATGAGCTCGGCCCTCATTGATCGTAGGATTTTTGGTTAATGAGTATCTTTAAAAGAGGGCAAAAAAACGTGTATAAGAAtcaatgggggggggggagttgtATCCTAAGACAGCACATTTTCACTGTAAAACTAGACATGCcatccaaaatgtcaaaatgtgaCACCTCATTACATTGATTCTAAAGTAAATTAGAGATTAAAAAGGTGACACAAAACTGAACctcagtgttaaaaaaaaaaaaaaagtaagcgcTTAGCTATAAGAATTGAATGCTCTTCATTTTCACAAAAAATAGAGTAGCAACATGCTACACAAGCTTTTGTTCTCATTCAGCGAGTTTTTTTCCACCCAAAATGGATTTCATTGtaatcttttttgttgttgtatcttGTGCATTTTCTGTAACCATTTCTACCTCATTTTAAAGACATTGTACATGGAAATATTTATTTCGTGTCCTTTCATATGGCATATTAGGAGCAATGTTTCTCTCTTTTGACTTGTTATAGTCAACTTCACTataatgcatcacaaaacaaaaactaaaaaacaaaaaaaaggaaaatatctCACCCGTACCCCAAAAATCAAAACTGTCTTTTTTGTCtttcaaaccaaaaatgtttgaCGTTTGAGTGTTGTCTTTCACTAAAATGTACAATGTTGACAACTAATTGTAGCACTGGTGTTTTGTCTTTTATTACGGTATACATTTGTACAACATATGTTTCTATTCTTTCAGTTATTGCAGTTAAACGAAAAGCGATTTAAATCCGTaaacatcatttaaaaaaaaaaaaaaaaaacataattggcTTAAAACGCTGTGTTTGATCATTGGCCAAATTATTTTGAAGTCAACAAATAGATTTTGTCATTTGTCATAACtatatccaggggtgaaagtgggccagaatggtcaggaacgcagttccggtataagattcagggccggaatgctatgtaaaaaaaataaaaataaaaaatatgctaatctgccacacatgcatttcctctccaagaagaaaacaatctaccaacatcagatttacatacacaagtgttaacaacaagcattttaaagtgcctgtgtagcgtcatccgtttccaccaatatttattatttattttattgcacggacggcatggaggtttccccagctgctgcagttatctgagtctgatgatgatgagtcacgtcaatgtgcgaatgcacgcagcaaagcaaaacgcctggagtcatttatccgttcagttggctgacatactgacatgcgatcagatagttagctctgattggttcaaatgtgtatgttttctggaacagcaaaaaaataaaaaaggttgaattgatgcgacaaaaaaatccAGTGCAACGTAAAATGGAtcgaatctttaagagcaacgaaagagttgaggaggcttatttatcatatttagttttatttgctctgatggggaagtTCAGAACAACTTAGCTGTCAatatgcactttggacttatatttgttcatttatgttaggctacttattcatttccttatgatttagaaaagtcaatgtttgcgcggtcttgaaaatatattccatttcactctgtataaataatttgtacttatttttctgaatgtatgttacttacatctttattattattgaacattttttacattaacttcaattttattatacatcctatgttcttaagtggttaaaattgagatttgccaTTTCGTATGtgagaaaatgagggaaaataaaaattaggagatggaggttggggttattgctgtttttgtcaacttttattctgcaaatcattgaaaaaatacaattttgaatgaaaatcagttgttgtgttatagaaataactgtgctaaaacaattttctttgcatttcagtagtttacgaGGTTTgactaaataataataaataaataaataaataaataaataaataaataaataaataaaaattctggctccgtggcgaccttcatgtcggggagttccgccaagaaattctaaccactttcacccctgactataTCTTTAAATCGTTTCAGCGTAAACGCACTCAAAGCAGATGCAAGATAGTATCACAGCGACATCTTTAGGCTGCAATTGACATTTCATTGGTAATTATGCCGCATATAATGGTATTTGTTTTAAATACAAACCAAGGGCgtatctcaacattggtagggacgatataacagcataacctgaatatacactttttgctggggacgggacattaataagactatacagattgggtgaacgggggtcagggatacatttctcaagaatatgaacctaatgaattgataggctaaataatcaatgcaaaataaatctttattgacttatactaacttttatatgtattagttcaagtgatacatcgttggattcaacctttttttgttttgttttgtttttttgcaaaaactactaaagaaacattttgaaaacttaaaatgtctggattttttaaattgcaatactTGAACGGAAGTTAAAGTATATTAACATAcgcaataatctcttaactatccaggaatgcaaaaaataaacaattgtctGAACACAACTCAAACTCGTctcaataaataaattaaatataactgaaaaaacaacTTAgcgtataacaaaaataaatagaaatggaGTCTTCCCTCAGCTAAAACaaaactgcttttgtccacaaacacaaccaaacgcagcttcctactcgagttttgcaggtcagCAAATTTATACAGTTTaatgcaagggtgtaggtttgcatagggacgctacagacattcattcattcattttccatgccgcttttcctcacgagggtcgcggaggtgctggagcctatcccagcttataacactaccaaattttTAGGATGATCGATTTGTCCCCACCAatatttaagcaaccttatttgcattatataatgacttcagttatataggtcatttagattgtattCCCATATGccataaggatagaattgacccctcTATTATTAagagaattattttcattatgctcagacttacatttaccccttttcacttgctgaatgtgccagtccatttttcctcttcaaATACTTTTGACTGGTTGATCACTTAAACAATATCttgacaacatgctgcctcctccacccccatcaaagaggagggatattagatttttttttcagccaacaGCACCAGCAGCTCCTGTACGTAATGTAAAAAGTAAGGCTGTCAAAACTATTgcattaatgggcggtaattaattttttaaattaatcacgttaaaatatttgacgcaattaacgcacatgccccgctcaaacagattaaaatgacagtacagtttaatgttcgcttgttacttgttttttggtgtttggcgccctctgctggcgcttgggtccaactgattttatgtgttacaccatgtgtgagcatggtgtaattattgacatcaacaatggcgagctactagtttagttttttgattgaaaattttacaaattttaataaaacgaaaacattaagaggggttttaatatagaatttctataacttgtacgaacatttatcttttaagaactagaagtctttctatccatggatcgctttaagagtgagttaataatgttaatgccatcttgttgatttattgttataataaacaaatacagtacttatgtaccgtatgttgaatgtatatatccgtcttgtgtcttatctttccattccaacaataatttacagaaaaatatggcatattttatagat from Corythoichthys intestinalis isolate RoL2023-P3 chromosome 9, ASM3026506v1, whole genome shotgun sequence includes the following:
- the LOC130922177 gene encoding fidgetin-like protein 2; its protein translation is MLSPVTPYSLLKMHWSPEHTAPISQWPEQHLDVTSTTSPPSVHKHEPYAPAARRNYAHAAYPWASDDISALTASSLLKRYAEKYSGLELPYERPASGAYPDPGAFLKTESEPWTLSQGIECYPGIEALTGTKVGSGSVGIPTTGSVTVVSSNLASDPGYSAAGSCNAPSSQDYPPAYNSTYLSSGYCPQPGTALPPGPLHSLQAAPTLVPSYSSSTPVYNYPPGCYPQNSLTSSYSHPSASYLPPGISAPTPLAPRPTMAGGSYSYPSHSLGGGVEAGAPLKRKAFEMGEDGQEGAEVEGSRYRKYSNGLSKGNGHGNGYDISGSGSDPQPYKPGKPLMSPPYRGTGDYSPPTGLVVENASGEHSFPHQRMPMKIPASRTHSEDPPGGH